In a genomic window of Paramicrobacterium chengjingii:
- a CDS encoding Sir2 family NAD-dependent protein deacetylase encodes MTATNARETRRIDEAADLLTDRRIAFLTGAGVSTDSGIPDYRGDGAPRRTPMTIEQFLADEVARKRYWAGSHRGWKMFDAAAPNDGHRVIAQFESAGLSTGVITQNVDSLHGQAGSRRHVELHGTLHRVVCLSCGQVYKRHDLARTLDELNPWLENPDAVEINPDGDADVADPSRFVVPGCELCGGILKPEVVFFGEVVPTATFRLAAGLVAQADALVVAGSSLVVNSGIRIVEIARRRNLPIVIINRGDTKGDSRATIKLDAGTTTTLAALAVRLIRR; translated from the coding sequence ATGACGGCGACGAATGCGCGTGAGACACGTCGGATCGACGAAGCCGCAGATCTCCTCACCGATCGCCGCATCGCGTTCCTCACTGGTGCTGGAGTAAGCACCGACTCCGGCATCCCTGATTATCGCGGCGACGGTGCTCCGCGCCGCACGCCCATGACGATCGAGCAGTTTCTCGCCGACGAGGTCGCGCGCAAGCGATATTGGGCAGGCAGCCACCGCGGGTGGAAGATGTTCGACGCCGCGGCGCCGAACGATGGTCATCGCGTGATCGCACAGTTCGAATCGGCAGGGTTGTCGACGGGCGTGATCACTCAGAATGTGGACTCTCTGCACGGTCAAGCGGGCAGTAGGCGGCATGTCGAGCTGCATGGAACTCTGCACCGCGTCGTGTGTCTCTCGTGTGGACAGGTGTACAAACGGCATGATCTGGCGCGCACACTTGATGAGCTGAACCCCTGGCTCGAGAATCCGGATGCTGTCGAGATCAATCCGGATGGCGATGCCGACGTTGCCGATCCCAGTCGTTTCGTCGTGCCGGGCTGTGAGCTCTGCGGCGGCATTCTGAAGCCCGAAGTCGTTTTCTTCGGAGAAGTGGTTCCCACAGCGACGTTCCGGCTTGCAGCAGGTCTTGTGGCACAGGCCGATGCTCTCGTTGTCGCGGGGTCGTCACTGGTTGTGAACTCGGGTATTCGCATCGTCGAAATCGCCAGGCGGCGAAACCTGCCGATTGTCATTATCAACCGCGGTGATACCAAGGGCGATTCGCGCGCCACCATTAAGCTGGATGCTGGCACGACAACGACTCTCGCGGCACTCGCCGTCCGCCTGATTCGCCGATGA
- the fabG gene encoding 3-oxoacyl-ACP reductase FabG translates to MTTQRTVLVTGGNRGIGYAIAEQFVAEGHNVAVTARSGEGPAGTLTVRADVTDSASIDAAFTEIEAKLGPVEVVIANAGITRDMLIMRMSDDDFDDVVSTNLGGAFRVVKRASKGMLKARFGRIILISSVVGLLGSAGQVNYAASKAGLVGMARSITRELGARAITANIVAPGFIQTDMTAELPEATQAEYKKSIPAGRFAQVGEVARVVTWLAGDDASYISGAVIPVDGGLGMGH, encoded by the coding sequence ATGACAACCCAGCGCACCGTTCTCGTCACCGGGGGCAATCGAGGCATCGGGTACGCGATTGCCGAGCAGTTTGTCGCCGAGGGCCACAACGTCGCTGTGACAGCCCGTTCCGGCGAGGGGCCGGCAGGCACGCTGACGGTGCGCGCAGATGTCACAGATTCCGCAAGCATCGACGCCGCGTTCACCGAGATCGAGGCCAAGCTCGGTCCCGTCGAAGTTGTCATCGCCAACGCCGGAATCACGCGTGACATGCTGATCATGCGCATGAGCGACGATGACTTCGACGACGTCGTGAGCACCAACCTCGGCGGTGCATTCCGCGTCGTTAAACGCGCGTCTAAGGGAATGCTCAAGGCACGCTTCGGTCGCATCATTCTGATCTCAAGCGTCGTCGGCCTCCTCGGCTCTGCCGGGCAGGTCAACTACGCGGCGTCAAAGGCGGGTCTCGTCGGCATGGCTCGTTCGATCACACGAGAGCTCGGTGCGCGTGCAATTACCGCGAACATCGTGGCACCTGGGTTCATCCAAACCGACATGACTGCCGAGCTGCCCGAGGCCACGCAGGCCGAGTACAAGAAGAGCATTCCCGCCGGTCGCTTTGCGCAGGTTGGCGAAGTCGCTCGCGTTGTGACATGGCTCGCGGGCGACGATGCGTCGTATATCTCGGGAGCCGTCATACCGGTTGACGGCGGCCTGGGGATGGGGCACTGA
- a CDS encoding DUF3099 domain-containing protein — protein sequence MKKASITTLGMTPEEERHRRVVKYSVAMSIRMICIVLMLFAQGWWLLVCAIGAIVLPYIAVTIANTPVRSRAVVQGPGGVMVVPSTAENAGGPDDRTYDDDRQNRETP from the coding sequence ATGAAAAAGGCATCGATCACTACCCTCGGAATGACGCCCGAGGAAGAGCGGCACCGCCGAGTCGTCAAGTACTCGGTGGCGATGAGCATCCGTATGATCTGCATCGTTCTCATGCTCTTCGCCCAAGGCTGGTGGTTGCTCGTCTGCGCGATCGGTGCCATCGTTCTGCCGTACATCGCCGTTACCATCGCCAACACCCCCGTGCGCTCGCGCGCGGTAGTTCAGGGTCCAGGCGGCGTCATGGTGGTGCCTTCGACAGCCGAGAACGCGGGCGGGCCGGATGATCGGACGTACGACGACGACCGTCAGAATCGTGAGACACCGTGA
- a CDS encoding ABC transporter ATP-binding protein, translating into MSTVLDFTDVTVVRNGTAILDSVDWRVDAAERWVILGPNGAGKTTLLQLASTLMYPTSGDVSILDETLGRVDVFELRPRIGFASSAMAKRIPFDETVLNVVMTAAYSVTGRWNEAYEGIDEKRAHRVLAEWRLDHLADRRFGTLSDGEQKRAQIARGVMTDPEMLLLDEPAASLDLGAREELLALLSGYAQATDAPAIVMVTHHVEEIPTGITHAMLLRDGRIVAAGPLAESLTSENLSETFNMTIELTDRDGRFAARAR; encoded by the coding sequence ATGTCGACGGTTCTTGATTTCACCGATGTCACTGTCGTTCGCAACGGCACAGCAATTCTCGACAGCGTCGACTGGAGAGTGGATGCTGCTGAGCGCTGGGTCATCCTCGGTCCGAACGGCGCGGGAAAGACCACATTGCTGCAGCTGGCGTCAACGCTCATGTACCCGACGAGCGGTGACGTTTCGATTCTCGACGAGACTCTCGGTCGCGTAGACGTCTTTGAGCTTCGTCCGCGGATCGGATTCGCGTCGAGCGCAATGGCAAAGCGGATTCCCTTCGATGAGACAGTTCTCAACGTGGTGATGACCGCGGCCTATTCGGTGACAGGTCGTTGGAACGAAGCATATGAGGGAATCGATGAGAAACGCGCACACCGGGTTCTCGCCGAATGGCGGCTTGATCACCTCGCAGATCGCCGCTTTGGCACGCTGAGTGATGGCGAGCAGAAGCGCGCACAGATCGCCAGGGGAGTCATGACCGACCCGGAGATGCTGCTTCTCGATGAGCCGGCTGCGAGCCTCGATCTCGGGGCACGCGAAGAGCTTCTTGCCCTTCTCAGTGGCTATGCACAGGCAACCGACGCGCCAGCGATCGTGATGGTCACGCACCACGTCGAGGAGATCCCCACGGGAATCACGCACGCGATGCTGCTGCGGGATGGACGCATCGTGGCTGCAGGCCCTCTTGCCGAATCCCTCACGTCAGAGAATTTGAGCGAGACGTTCAATATGACGATCGAACTCACCGACCGTGACGGCCGCTTCGCAGCCCGGGCGCGATGA
- a CDS encoding alpha/beta fold hydrolase, producing the protein MPKTTPYAEQLKRIPVRDAVIDVLATSTRYWEYGKSDAPLTLVFVHGFRGDHHGLEPVVANLSGVRIIAPDLPGFGESSRFADRRHDIENYADWLAEFTRVLGIEGTAVIVGHSFGSIIVSAAVARGLAAPRVVLINPIAAPALAGPRGILTRLAVAYYRAGALLPARLGFSLLRNPMIVRVMSETMAKTRDKKLRGWIHDQHDAYFSAFADRDVVLEAFKASVSNDVSEFAGHIDQPVLLIASDRDDLTPIAAQQHLTSLFAAATLRVIPNVGHLIHYEAPADAARYIQEFVGRGDL; encoded by the coding sequence ATGCCGAAGACCACCCCGTATGCAGAGCAGCTCAAGCGCATTCCTGTGCGCGACGCCGTGATCGACGTGCTCGCAACGAGCACCCGATACTGGGAGTACGGAAAATCGGATGCACCACTGACGCTGGTCTTCGTGCACGGGTTTCGCGGTGACCACCATGGGCTTGAACCGGTGGTGGCGAATCTTTCGGGCGTACGCATCATCGCCCCCGATCTTCCGGGCTTCGGTGAGTCGTCGCGCTTCGCCGATCGACGGCACGACATTGAGAACTATGCTGACTGGCTCGCTGAATTCACACGCGTTCTCGGCATCGAGGGCACCGCAGTCATCGTCGGGCACTCCTTTGGATCGATTATCGTCTCAGCCGCAGTCGCACGGGGGTTGGCTGCACCCCGTGTGGTTTTGATCAACCCGATCGCCGCCCCTGCACTCGCGGGGCCCCGCGGCATCCTGACTCGTCTTGCCGTTGCGTACTATCGGGCTGGCGCTCTGCTTCCCGCTCGTCTCGGGTTCTCGCTCTTGCGCAACCCGATGATCGTACGCGTCATGAGCGAAACGATGGCGAAAACCCGGGACAAAAAACTGCGCGGGTGGATCCATGATCAGCATGACGCCTATTTCAGCGCGTTTGCCGACCGCGACGTCGTTCTCGAGGCTTTCAAGGCATCGGTGAGCAATGACGTGAGCGAGTTCGCCGGGCACATTGACCAGCCCGTGCTGCTGATTGCGTCGGATCGCGACGACCTCACGCCCATCGCCGCCCAGCAGCATCTGACGTCCCTGTTCGCCGCAGCGACTCTTCGGGTCATACCCAACGTGGGCCACCTCATTCACTACGAGGCACCTGCCGATGCGGCACGGTATATTCAGGAGTTCGTGGGGAGAGGAGACCTGTGA
- a CDS encoding type B 50S ribosomal protein L31 codes for MKTAIHPEYAPVVFRDLASGATFLTRSTVSSDKTIELDGETYPVIDVEISSESHPFYTGKQRILDSAGRVEKFNQRFKNFGK; via the coding sequence ATGAAGACTGCCATTCACCCCGAGTACGCACCCGTCGTATTCCGCGACCTCGCCTCGGGCGCCACGTTCCTCACGCGTTCCACGGTGTCGAGCGACAAGACCATCGAGCTCGACGGTGAGACGTACCCGGTTATTGACGTCGAGATCTCGTCAGAATCGCACCCGTTCTACACGGGCAAGCAGCGCATTCTCGACTCGGCTGGCCGAGTTGAGAAGTTCAACCAGCGATTCAAGAACTTCGGCAAGTAA
- the serB gene encoding phosphoserine phosphatase SerB, which yields MPRRETDVPAARFLVVLDADSTLIQDEAIELLAQESGSSAQVAEVTERAMRGELDFAESLRERVATLQGISDAVFARVSGRMRPTPGAAELVETVHDAGGRVGVVSGGFHELLDPVAERLGVDVWRANRLVVSEGRVTGQVDGDIVDAEEKAATLRAWAQQAGVPLRCTIAIGDGANDLRMMAIAGLSVAFNAKPAVRDAADVALDRVDLSDVLPLLGLRG from the coding sequence ATGCCGCGTCGCGAAACCGATGTTCCAGCCGCACGTTTCCTCGTCGTACTCGACGCCGACTCAACGCTCATCCAAGATGAGGCAATCGAATTGCTTGCACAGGAGTCCGGATCCTCCGCCCAGGTGGCCGAGGTGACGGAACGGGCGATGCGTGGCGAGCTTGATTTTGCCGAGAGCCTTCGGGAGCGCGTCGCGACTCTTCAGGGAATTTCGGATGCTGTCTTCGCCCGAGTGTCAGGTCGAATGCGGCCGACTCCCGGCGCTGCCGAACTCGTTGAAACCGTGCACGACGCCGGTGGCCGCGTCGGGGTTGTCTCGGGAGGATTTCACGAACTGCTCGACCCCGTCGCCGAGAGGCTTGGTGTCGACGTCTGGCGTGCAAATCGTCTCGTGGTGTCTGAGGGACGTGTGACGGGGCAGGTCGACGGTGACATCGTCGATGCTGAGGAAAAGGCGGCGACGTTGCGAGCGTGGGCGCAGCAGGCGGGCGTACCGCTTCGTTGCACGATTGCCATCGGTGATGGTGCGAACGATCTTCGGATGATGGCCATCGCGGGCCTGAGCGTTGCATTCAACGCCAAGCCGGCGGTGCGCGATGCCGCAGATGTCGCGCTTGATCGTGTCGATCTCAGCGATGTGCTGCCGCTGCTCGGACTTCGAGGCTGA
- the treS gene encoding maltose alpha-D-glucosyltransferase, translated as MTFTAPIQLPGLARDPLWHRRAVFYEVMVRSFVDSNGDGTGDMAGLISKLDYLQWLGVDALWIPPFFDSPLRDGGYDVADYRSILPEFGTLDEFTELVTKAHERNMRVIIDLPLNHTSDQHEWFQQSRSDPGGPYGDFYVWSDSDEKWPDIRIVFTDTEDSNWAFDSERRQYYFHRFFSHQPDLNYANPAVHEAMFDIVRFWLDLGVDGFRLDAIPYLYESDEGNGEGEPETHDFIRRLRSIVDAEYPGRIMLAEANQWPREVAAFFGTDDEPECHMAFDFPVMPRIFYALRSQQAEELVRVLSETTEIPDWAGWGVFLRNHDELTLEMVSEDYRQAMYGWYAYDPRMRANVGIRRRLAPLLDNSRAELELTHALLFALPGSPFLYYGDEIGMGDNIWLPDRDSSRTPMQWTPDRNSGFSNADPGKLYLPVVRSLVYNYTLVNVESQLAQSRSLLHWVRNVIHVRKSHPAFGLGTMSVVASSHDSILAFVRDYPGASTPGGERAERVLCVFSFAHNAVSTTLKLPDFAGCELRDIFGGAEFPTVGDDGTVTLTIGTQSFYWLQVLPAGAGQAGY; from the coding sequence GTGACGTTCACAGCCCCCATTCAACTCCCCGGTCTTGCTCGAGACCCGCTGTGGCATCGCCGGGCGGTCTTCTACGAGGTCATGGTGCGCTCGTTTGTCGACAGCAACGGCGACGGTACGGGCGATATGGCAGGTTTGATCTCGAAACTCGACTATCTTCAGTGGCTGGGCGTGGACGCCCTGTGGATTCCGCCGTTCTTCGATTCACCGCTGCGCGACGGTGGGTACGATGTCGCCGACTATCGCTCGATCCTCCCCGAATTCGGCACACTCGACGAGTTCACCGAGCTCGTTACGAAAGCGCATGAGCGCAACATGCGCGTCATCATCGACTTGCCGCTCAATCACACGTCCGATCAGCATGAGTGGTTTCAGCAGTCGCGGTCTGACCCCGGGGGGCCATATGGCGACTTTTACGTGTGGAGTGACTCAGACGAGAAATGGCCAGATATTCGCATCGTCTTCACCGACACCGAAGACTCGAACTGGGCCTTCGACTCCGAGAGGCGCCAGTACTACTTTCACCGCTTTTTCTCGCACCAGCCCGACCTGAATTACGCCAACCCGGCCGTGCACGAGGCGATGTTCGACATTGTGCGGTTTTGGCTCGACCTTGGCGTCGACGGGTTTCGGCTCGACGCGATCCCGTATCTGTATGAATCAGACGAAGGCAACGGTGAGGGCGAGCCTGAGACCCATGACTTCATTCGCCGTCTTCGATCCATTGTCGACGCCGAATATCCGGGTCGGATCATGCTCGCGGAAGCCAATCAATGGCCTCGCGAGGTGGCGGCGTTCTTCGGCACGGATGACGAGCCTGAATGCCATATGGCATTCGATTTTCCCGTCATGCCGCGAATCTTCTACGCGCTGCGCTCTCAGCAAGCCGAGGAACTCGTGCGGGTGCTCTCGGAAACGACGGAGATACCGGATTGGGCCGGCTGGGGCGTCTTCCTTCGCAACCACGATGAGCTGACTCTGGAAATGGTGAGCGAGGACTATCGCCAGGCGATGTATGGATGGTACGCCTACGATCCCCGAATGCGCGCCAACGTCGGTATCAGGCGTCGGCTCGCCCCGCTTCTCGATAACTCTCGCGCGGAGCTCGAGCTCACGCACGCGCTGCTCTTTGCGCTGCCAGGCAGCCCGTTTCTCTATTATGGCGACGAGATCGGCATGGGTGACAACATCTGGCTCCCCGACCGCGACTCGTCTCGCACGCCGATGCAGTGGACGCCCGACCGAAACTCAGGGTTCTCTAACGCCGACCCGGGAAAGCTGTACCTTCCTGTTGTCCGATCGCTTGTGTATAACTACACTCTCGTCAACGTTGAATCGCAGCTGGCACAATCACGGTCCCTGCTGCACTGGGTGCGCAATGTCATTCACGTGCGCAAGAGCCACCCGGCGTTTGGCCTCGGCACCATGAGCGTCGTTGCGTCAAGCCACGACTCGATACTCGCTTTTGTGCGCGATTACCCGGGCGCATCGACGCCGGGCGGCGAACGTGCCGAGCGTGTTCTCTGCGTGTTCAGCTTCGCTCACAACGCGGTGTCCACCACCCTCAAGCTTCCCGACTTCGCCGGGTGCGAGCTCCGTGACATCTTCGGCGGCGCCGAGTTTCCAACGGTCGGTGACGACGGCACAGTGACCCTGACAATCGGAACGCAAAGTTTCTATTGGCTGCAGGTGTTACCGGCCGGTGCTGGCCAAGCCGGGTACTGA
- a CDS encoding TrmH family RNA methyltransferase, translating into MRITPITDLNLPDLRDYSQLTDVALRRVLEPDGGLYLAESPKVIRRAIAAGHVPRSILLQEKWLADIEPDLAPFPDVPVFVGTSDVLEELTGFHMHRGALASMHRPPLATVADTIANAHRIVVLEDIVDHTNVGAIFRAVAGIGADAVLIGPRCADPLYRRSVRVSMGCVLQVPWTRMPDWSSSIAEVKTAGFHVVALALDDNAVMLDDFSQNAPDKVALCLGAEGDGLSPRALRSADTTIIIPMLHGVDSLNVASASAVALWELRRR; encoded by the coding sequence GTGCGCATTACGCCCATCACCGATCTCAACCTTCCCGACCTGCGGGACTATTCCCAGCTGACCGACGTTGCGCTGCGGCGTGTGCTCGAGCCGGACGGTGGCCTGTACCTTGCCGAATCACCCAAGGTGATCCGCCGCGCGATTGCCGCAGGACATGTGCCGCGATCGATACTGCTGCAAGAGAAATGGCTTGCCGACATCGAGCCCGATCTTGCTCCGTTTCCCGACGTCCCCGTCTTTGTCGGCACGTCTGACGTGCTGGAGGAGCTCACGGGATTCCACATGCACAGGGGAGCACTCGCGTCGATGCATCGACCGCCGCTCGCAACTGTCGCCGACACGATCGCGAACGCCCACCGCATTGTGGTGCTCGAAGACATTGTCGACCATACGAACGTCGGAGCCATCTTCCGAGCTGTCGCGGGGATCGGAGCGGACGCCGTGCTCATCGGGCCACGCTGTGCCGACCCGCTGTATCGTCGAAGCGTCAGGGTCAGCATGGGTTGCGTTCTTCAGGTGCCGTGGACGCGGATGCCGGACTGGTCATCGTCCATCGCCGAGGTGAAAACCGCCGGGTTCCACGTTGTCGCGCTTGCCCTCGACGACAACGCTGTCATGCTCGATGATTTCTCACAAAATGCCCCAGACAAGGTGGCGCTCTGCCTCGGCGCCGAAGGCGACGGTCTCAGCCCCCGCGCGCTTCGCAGCGCCGACACCACCATCATCATCCCGATGCTGCACGGCGTCGATTCACTCAACGTCGCGTCGGCAAGCGCCGTTGCATTGTGGGAACTGCGCAGACGTTGA
- a CDS encoding histidine phosphatase family protein: MTQITFVRHGQTDWNLQRRIQGLTDIPLNDTGRAQARRAGKELVGGEWDVVVSSSLSRARETAEIIAEQIGLPVPNVVEGLQERAHGDMEGMTFEERQAAFPGDAVVPGLESRDAVIDRVLAALDGLAHVTGGIRILAVSHGGVIGSLIRHATAGQQPTAGQVIANGSYHDFNWSEGSLSLVTLRAQEADKDLPPLRFPQR; encoded by the coding sequence GTGACTCAGATCACCTTCGTCAGGCATGGGCAGACCGACTGGAACCTCCAGCGGCGGATCCAGGGGTTGACGGACATTCCGCTCAACGACACTGGGCGAGCTCAAGCTCGTCGGGCCGGGAAAGAGCTAGTTGGCGGCGAGTGGGACGTCGTCGTGTCTAGCTCTCTGAGCCGTGCGAGAGAAACCGCAGAGATCATTGCCGAACAGATTGGTCTTCCCGTGCCGAACGTCGTCGAAGGACTGCAGGAGCGAGCACACGGCGACATGGAAGGAATGACCTTCGAAGAGAGGCAAGCTGCTTTCCCCGGCGACGCCGTCGTTCCCGGGCTTGAAAGCCGCGATGCCGTGATTGACCGGGTGCTCGCTGCTCTCGACGGGTTGGCCCACGTGACAGGCGGCATCCGCATTTTGGCCGTATCGCACGGCGGCGTGATCGGGTCGCTCATTCGTCATGCCACAGCCGGTCAGCAGCCAACGGCCGGTCAGGTGATCGCGAACGGCTCGTACCACGACTTCAACTGGTCTGAGGGATCACTGTCGCTCGTCACTCTGCGTGCTCAGGAAGCTGACAAAGATCTTCCGCCTCTGAGGTTCCCTCAGCGCTGA
- a CDS encoding SURF1 family cytochrome oxidase biogenesis protein, protein MSSTWSFAFSWRWVGYLSVAIVFAVVCGFLSNWQVNRLHEKEQIQALVDNNWSADPVPLDTVVPERDSFDDAHEYQPVTMTGVYMVDAQVLVRNRPRSGKPGFEVITPLKLESGNIFMVDRGWVPTGNEQDLPDSVPTPPTGTVTVTARVKPGEPVLPGRGASTGQIATINLPDLASRVSGESYIGVYGLLISESPAPAETAPLPAFEPEVNEGLHASYAIQWVIFALLAFAFLAYAVRQEYRQRNAEDPRVREDAEKRERKRREKRTDADVEDEILDTVH, encoded by the coding sequence ATGAGCAGCACGTGGTCCTTTGCCTTCAGTTGGCGTTGGGTCGGATACCTTTCCGTGGCCATTGTCTTCGCCGTTGTCTGTGGGTTTCTCTCGAACTGGCAGGTGAACCGTCTTCACGAGAAGGAGCAGATTCAAGCGCTTGTCGACAACAACTGGAGCGCCGATCCAGTACCGCTTGACACTGTCGTACCTGAACGAGACAGCTTTGACGACGCGCATGAGTATCAGCCCGTGACCATGACGGGCGTGTACATGGTCGACGCCCAGGTTCTGGTACGCAACCGCCCCCGCTCCGGCAAGCCAGGGTTCGAGGTCATCACTCCCCTCAAGCTCGAGTCAGGGAACATCTTCATGGTGGATCGTGGCTGGGTTCCGACGGGAAATGAACAGGATCTCCCTGACTCTGTTCCTACCCCGCCGACGGGCACAGTCACGGTGACAGCGCGCGTCAAGCCAGGCGAACCCGTGCTTCCCGGACGAGGCGCGAGCACGGGCCAAATCGCGACGATCAATCTGCCCGATCTTGCCTCACGGGTCTCGGGCGAGAGCTATATCGGGGTGTACGGTCTGCTCATCTCCGAAAGTCCGGCACCAGCCGAGACGGCGCCGCTTCCCGCCTTCGAACCCGAAGTGAACGAAGGTCTTCACGCTTCGTACGCGATTCAATGGGTGATCTTCGCTCTTCTCGCCTTCGCATTTCTTGCGTACGCCGTACGACAGGAATACCGACAACGAAACGCCGAAGATCCCCGCGTCCGTGAGGACGCCGAAAAACGGGAACGCAAGAGACGCGAGAAGCGAACGGATGCCGATGTCGAAGATGAGATCCTCGATACCGTGCACTGA
- a CDS encoding 3'-5' exonuclease yields MSINKGHWSESLGVFDLETTGIDVATSRIVSANVSVLDGGGNIVSRTDWLADPGIPIPEQASNIHGITTERARAEGRPSADVVAEIVAALRDVFAKDLAVVIYNAPYDLSLLRHEALRHGIEPIGNPRPVIDPLVIDKAVDRYRKGKRTLDVVAAHYGVELLDAHDASSDAIAAGRVAQALARTFPQALSLDIAELHEMQVGWCSAQAQSFQMYMRTKKGRLDFVASGDWPVRV; encoded by the coding sequence GTGTCTATCAACAAGGGTCATTGGTCAGAGTCACTGGGCGTATTCGATCTCGAGACGACGGGGATCGACGTCGCGACGAGCCGAATTGTGAGTGCAAATGTCAGCGTGCTCGACGGAGGCGGAAACATCGTCTCTCGCACCGACTGGCTTGCCGACCCCGGAATTCCCATTCCCGAGCAGGCATCGAACATCCATGGCATCACCACCGAGCGGGCACGCGCCGAAGGCCGCCCCTCGGCTGACGTCGTGGCAGAGATCGTCGCGGCACTGCGCGACGTCTTTGCCAAGGACCTCGCCGTCGTTATCTACAACGCGCCATACGACCTGAGTCTGCTGCGTCACGAGGCTCTCCGCCATGGTATCGAGCCCATCGGCAACCCGCGGCCCGTTATCGACCCGCTCGTGATCGATAAGGCAGTCGATCGCTATCGCAAAGGTAAGCGCACCCTCGACGTCGTCGCCGCGCACTACGGCGTAGAGCTGCTCGACGCGCACGACGCATCATCTGATGCCATTGCGGCCGGGCGAGTGGCGCAAGCGCTCGCACGTACGTTTCCGCAGGCGCTCTCACTTGATATCGCCGAACTGCACGAGATGCAGGTCGGCTGGTGCTCTGCTCAAGCGCAGAGCTTTCAGATGTACATGCGCACGAAAAAGGGGCGACTCGATTTTGTCGCCTCGGGCGACTGGCCCGTTCGCGTGTGA